Genomic segment of Serinicoccus hydrothermalis:
GCTCGGTGCCCTCTTCGGCATCCTGCTGCTGGCCGGGGTCACGCTGCTCTACGGCGTGTCCGGCACGACGTCGTACGCCGGGCTGGCCGACCCGCTCGCCGCCGCGCCTCGGGCGGTGGTCGCCGCCGGTGTTGTGGGGATCCTGGGCGGGTTGCTGTTCAAGGCCGGTGGCGTCCCCGCGCACTTCTGGGTCCCCGACGCCGCGCAGGGTGCCGGCGGTGCCGTCGCGGCCTTCCTGACCACCGTGCCGAAGATCGGGGCGGTGCTCGCCGCATACCGGCTCGTCGCCGCCCTGCCCGACACCCTGGCGTGGCCGCTGCTCGTGGCTGTGCTGGCCGTCGCCAGCATGACGGTGGGCAACCTCGCCGCCTACACCCAGACCGACCCGCGGCGCCTGCTCGGCTGGTCCACCGTCAGCCAGGTGGGCTACCTGCTCGTGCCCGTCACGGTGGCGGGCCGCAGCGACCTGGCGCTGCCGTCCCTGCTGCTCTACCTCGCCGGCTACACGGTCACCAACCTGGCGGCCTTCGCCGTCACCACCGCGTTCCCGCGGCGCCGCGAGCTGTCCGCCTACCGCGGGGTGGGCAGGCGCTACCCGTGGCTCGCCGCGGCGCTGGTCGTGGCGCTGCTCGGGCTGGTCGGGACCCCGCCCACCGCGGTCTTCGTCGGCAAGCTCACCACCACGGCCGCCGCCTGGGACGCCGGCGACGCGTGGCTCGCCGTGCTCGTGCTGCTCAACACCCTGGCCAGCCTCTTCTACTACCTGCGGTGGATCGCCCCGCTCTACGCCCGCCCGACGGCCGAGCACCCGGAGGACGGCGATCCGCCCGCCCCCTGGTCACGGTGGACCGCCGTCGCGACCGCCAACCTGAGCGTCCTGGTCGGTGTCGCGGCCGGGGTCCTGTGGGCCGTTGCCACCGCCTGATGTGCGGCCACACCGCGCCCAGCCTGTGCATCGCGGTCCGGACCTTCCCGCGCCTGCAGATCTGGCATAGATCGGGTCCATCACTCCCCTGGCTCGACCTCGTGGCCGGGGCCGCGTCTGAGCCAGGACCGTCCTTGTCACGAGGGGACCGGTCCCACGGTAGTCAGCCCGGGCCGTGCGCGCGCGTCGGCCTGCCCGGGTATGACGACGCCCCGGTCCGCACACGGGGTGCGGCCGGGGCTGTCGTCGGGGCGGGAGCGTGCTCGCCGCGGCGGGCTGGGGTCAGCCGACCCGGCCGTAGCCGGAGACGCCGCTGAAGACGGGCCGGTAGCCGGAGTAGTTCCCCGGGGTCGGCGAGTCGTACATCATGCCGTCGCCGGCGTAGATGCCGATGTGGTAGGCCGGGTAGCCGTAGAACACCAGGTCGCCGGGCTGCGGGTTGCTCACCGGCGTGGCGAAGGCCTGCTGCTGGGCCGCGGTGCGCGGCAGGCTGATGCCCACCTGGGCGAAGACGTAGCTCGTGAATCCGGAGCAGTCGAACCCGGCCGGCGTGCTGCCGCCCCACTGGTAGGGGATGCCGGTCAGACCGGCGGCCACGCCCAGCACACCACCGGTGGGGGCCGGGGCGGCGGGCTCCGGCTCAGGCTCGGCCTCGACGGCCGGCTCGGCCTCGACGACGGGCTCGGGCTGGGCCTGACGCTCGTTGTCGCGGCTGGCGGTGGTCTCCTCACGGGCGGCGACCTGCTCGCTCGCCTGCTCGGTGGCCGGAGCGGCCTGCTCGGTGGCCGGGGCGGCCTGCTCGGTCTGCTCGACCGGCGCCGGCTCCTCCTCCACGACCGGGGTGTAGGCGGAGAAACCGCCGATCCCGAACGAGGCCAGGTCGACGTCCTCGGGCGCGGCCACGGCCTCGGCCGGGCGGTCCACGGTCACGGTGCGGTCGGCGCTCACGTCGACCCCCAGCCGCTGCAGGCCCTCACCACGGTCCTGGGACAGGTCCGGGGCGGCGTTGGCGCTCAGGGTCGCGCCGGCCAGCAGCCCGGTCGAGGTGGCCGCGACGGCCGCCGTGCGGGTGAGAGCGGTGCTGGTCGTGCTGAGGCGACCGGGCCGGCGGTGGCGGCCGGTGATGCGCTGCGTCATGTAGATCCTCCAGTGCCTGCGGGGTGAGCTGTCGGGCTTCGGGCTGGAGTGCCCCTGGACCGGGTTGGCCGGTCCGTCGCCCCGAAGAGCCGCAGGGGCGGCTCCAGAGGTGGTTCCCCCGCTCCTGTCAAAGCGGTGTCGTACGTGCCACGGCCCCGATCGACGCGCGGACAGGACTAGGCAGTCGCGCTCGGGGGTCCCCCAGGGAGGAGGACTCTGCGAGGTTACACAGGGGGGCCGCCAAATGTCACGATCAGGTAACGACCGCGTCAAGACCCTGCCAGCGACGAACGTCGCTGCCGCGTTCTGACCTGGGCATTTGCTGTACCTAGGGCTCGTTCGCTCAGTGAACCAGTGAGAGACCTCACACCGACAACTACCTCGAGGGGCCGAATCAAACATTCGATCGCCCTGCCCCGCACCGGGCAGTCAGACCTCGCTTGCTCCGGCGACCGGATCCGGTAACCACCCCACCAAACCCGCCCACGGCATCTCGTACTCTGGCAGGGTGCAGCCTCGCCCCGCCTCCGCCCCGGCGCCACGGCAGTCTGCACCGACCCGTTCCTGGTCACGAACACTCTTCATGCGCGTGCTGGCCCTTGTGGGGCTCCTGGTGACCCTTTCCTTCATGCGCGGTGTCGACGTCAGCGACCGATCGCCGACCCTGGCACCTGGCGCAGACGGACCACTCAGCGCGACCAGCCACACGCTCGCCCTCGGCGACCACGGTCAGGTCGACAGCCATGGCGGGCCATCACGAGCCCACCATCAGCAGGGCCACGGCACGGAGCACACGCACTGGGCGACGACCTGCCTCGCGGTCCTCTGCGCGGCGGCCGTGGTGGTCGCCCCTTTCCTGGCACGCCGGGGACATCCGCGCTGGACGCGGGGGCGCCCACCGCAGGCGCGCACGCC
This window contains:
- a CDS encoding NADH-quinone oxidoreductase subunit N, which codes for MAMRPALLLPEIVLFLGALAALLGGSFLPRTRQWVTRVVAAAALVLAAAMAAVALAGPTAVAMEGSFTVDPTTGVARLVATLGALVVLALAADEIDGSPRESETYALLLLSTTGTLVLAGADDLLVVAVGFLLTSVPLYGLIGITGTAVAAEAAMKTYLLGALFGILLLAGVTLLYGVSGTTSYAGLADPLAAAPRAVVAAGVVGILGGLLFKAGGVPAHFWVPDAAQGAGGAVAAFLTTVPKIGAVLAAYRLVAALPDTLAWPLLVAVLAVASMTVGNLAAYTQTDPRRLLGWSTVSQVGYLLVPVTVAGRSDLALPSLLLYLAGYTVTNLAAFAVTTAFPRRRELSAYRGVGRRYPWLAAALVVALLGLVGTPPTAVFVGKLTTTAAAWDAGDAWLAVLVLLNTLASLFYYLRWIAPLYARPTAEHPEDGDPPAPWSRWTAVATANLSVLVGVAAGVLWAVATA
- a CDS encoding C40 family peptidase; translated protein: MTQRITGRHRRPGRLSTTSTALTRTAAVAATSTGLLAGATLSANAAPDLSQDRGEGLQRLGVDVSADRTVTVDRPAEAVAAPEDVDLASFGIGGFSAYTPVVEEEPAPVEQTEQAAPATEQAAPATEQASEQVAAREETTASRDNERQAQPEPVVEAEPAVEAEPEPEPAAPAPTGGVLGVAAGLTGIPYQWGGSTPAGFDCSGFTSYVFAQVGISLPRTAAQQQAFATPVSNPQPGDLVFYGYPAYHIGIYAGDGMMYDSPTPGNYSGYRPVFSGVSGYGRVG